A single Cellulomonas sp. SLBN-39 DNA region contains:
- a CDS encoding DUF2252 domain-containing protein: MPTRDDRAAGGRTVRATVPRSALADPGVTAGRADPVGLVVAQEASRIVDLLPLRHERMAASPFAFYRGSAVVMAHDLASMPATGLTVQLCGDAHVANFGLYGSPERRLLFDLNDFDETAPGPFEWDVKRLVASVELAARGIDARRGERRRAVVATAEAYRTAVRDLAGRSTLDVWYARLDADSLRAEHLDGLDGRAQRRTRRALERARRRDRVSAVESLTTVEGGVRRFVPDPPLVETLESLFDADRAQAFRAGLGGLLVAYRRTLPSDRRHLLDRYRLVDVARKVVGVGSVGTRAFVLLVQGDDADDALVLQAKEAQRSVVAAVQGARGPAHQGRRVVEGQRLMQAASDLLLGWQRTAGVDGVTRDYYVRQLRDWKGGFDTEGARLTGLTAYARACAWTLARAHARSGDRVAIAAYLGGADRADHAFADFAQAYADRAEADHGALVAALRQGRLAARGA; the protein is encoded by the coding sequence GTGCCGACGAGGGACGACCGGGCGGCGGGCGGCCGCACGGTCCGGGCCACCGTGCCGCGCAGCGCGCTCGCCGACCCGGGCGTCACCGCGGGCCGTGCCGACCCCGTCGGGCTGGTCGTCGCCCAGGAGGCCTCGCGCATCGTCGACCTGCTGCCGCTGCGCCACGAGCGCATGGCCGCGTCGCCCTTCGCCTTCTACCGCGGCAGCGCGGTCGTCATGGCCCACGACCTCGCGTCCATGCCCGCCACCGGGCTCACGGTCCAGCTGTGCGGCGACGCCCACGTGGCCAACTTCGGGCTCTACGGGTCGCCCGAGCGGCGGCTGCTGTTCGACCTGAACGACTTCGACGAGACGGCGCCGGGCCCGTTCGAGTGGGACGTCAAGAGGCTCGTCGCCAGCGTGGAGCTCGCCGCCCGGGGCATCGACGCGCGCCGGGGAGAGCGACGGCGGGCCGTCGTCGCGACCGCGGAGGCGTACCGCACGGCGGTCCGGGACCTGGCGGGCCGCAGCACCCTCGACGTCTGGTACGCCCGCCTCGACGCCGACAGCCTGCGCGCCGAGCACCTCGACGGGCTCGACGGGCGCGCGCAGCGGCGGACCCGCCGCGCCCTGGAGCGGGCCCGTCGCCGTGACCGGGTCAGCGCCGTGGAGAGCCTGACGACCGTCGAGGGCGGCGTGCGCCGGTTCGTGCCCGACCCGCCCCTCGTCGAGACCCTCGAGTCCCTGTTCGACGCGGACCGGGCCCAGGCGTTCCGCGCGGGGCTCGGCGGGCTGCTGGTGGCGTACCGGCGCACGCTGCCCTCCGACCGGCGCCACCTCCTCGACCGGTACCGGCTCGTCGACGTGGCCCGCAAGGTCGTCGGCGTCGGCAGCGTCGGCACCCGCGCGTTCGTGCTGCTCGTGCAGGGCGACGACGCGGACGACGCCCTGGTGCTGCAGGCCAAGGAGGCCCAGCGCTCCGTCGTCGCGGCCGTCCAGGGGGCCCGCGGCCCGGCGCACCAGGGCCGCCGGGTCGTCGAGGGGCAGCGGCTGATGCAGGCGGCGTCGGACCTGCTGCTCGGGTGGCAGCGCACCGCCGGCGTCGACGGCGTGACCCGGGACTACTACGTCCGCCAGCTGCGCGACTGGAAGGGCGGGTTCGACACGGAGGGTGCGCGCCTCACCGGCCTGACGGCGTACGCCCGGGCCTGCGCGTGGACCCTCGCCCGCGCGCACGCGAGGTCCGGCGACAGGGTCGCGATCGCCGCGTACCTCGGTGGTGCCGACCGCGCGGACCACGCCTTCGCGGACTTCGCGCAGGCCTACGCGGACCGCGCCGAGGCCGACCACGGGGCCCTCGTCGCGGCCCTCCGGCAGGGGCGCCTGGCGGCAAGGGGCGCCTGA